TAGGCAAATCATGCATATATTTAAGAGATTACTAGTCACttagaaatattttgatttagttTTCATTTGGCATCCAAagtattaaatttattgttCTCCAGGTATTCTCCATCATCAGCAAGAACTGCAACATTGAAATGCAGAGGCAGCTTCTATACATGAGCCTTCATGTCCTACCTCTTGGATTGCTCAAGTGTGTCATAATGTGGTTTTCTGCTCAGTTGTCAGAAGATGAATCTCAATCAATTATTCACTTCCTAAGCTTGGAAGATTCTTTTCCCAATAAACCTTTTGCACACCTCTTGTTGCAATGGTTTCGTTTTGGTTATTCAGGCAAAACATCAGTTGAAAGTTTCTGGGATGAGCTGTCCTTTATGTTCAAACCGAGATGTCCCTCTGAAGAGGAACACACTGAAGAAGCTTCTGGATCTATATACAATGGATCTGATCCTTCTTTGCTGGGGAACAAAAGTAAGTCGTCAACATGGTTTCAGCCAGTGGATCTACCTCCTGGTTACATGAACGAGACACCTTACTCGAGTGCAATGAATCATCAAATGCTTATCCCAGGAAACCTCAAGcctcttcaacagcttcctgGTGACAACATTGGCGATTGCTTAACTATGGACTGGAAACCGATTGATCTGCTTTTCTTGTTCCACAAGGCAATGCAGAAGGATATAGACTATCTTGTACGCGGTTCAGCACGACTGGCATCAGACAGTAGCTTCCTTGGAGAGTTTCATCAACGGTTTCATCTCATAAAGTTCTTGTATCAGATACATTCAGATGCAGAGGATGAGATTGCGTTTCCAGCCCTGGAGGCAAAGGGACAACTACAAAACATTAGTCAGTCATACAGTATTGATCATGAACTTGAACTTGGACGTCTCAATAAAGTATCATTCCTTTTGAATGAGATGGCTGAACTCAACATGTTGTTGTTGTCTATCAACTCAAATGTAGTGGAAAAGTATGAGAATTTATGTTTGAGCCTCCAAGATATATGTAAATCCATTCATAAGCTATTGTCTGAGCATCTCCACCGCGAAGAAACCGAGCTATGGTCTTTGTTTAGAGACTGCTTCACTAttgaagaacaagagaagatCATAGCATCCATGCTTGGAAGAATTAGTGGAGAAATATTGCAAGATATGATTCCCTGGTTAATGGAATCTTTGATCCCTGAAGAACAACAGGCTGTGATGTCTTTGTGGCGTCAAGCCACAAGGAAAACAATGTTTGCTGAATGGCTAAAGGAGTGGTACAATAGTAATGTTGTAGGAGAAGAAATAGGGGAAACAAAAACAGTTCCATCTGAGGATTCAGATCCACTAGATATTGTCTGGAAATATCTATTTGAGGAAGCTGCTGATGAGGAAAGAGGAAACACTTGCAGCAAACCTATGGAAGTTTTAGAGACAAGTTTAAAGGATAGCATGAGTAAGCCACTTGTGAAGATTGCTCCTGATAACAAGGCAGGAGTTGGCAACAAAGAGGAGATTCATAAAGAAAACTCAGAGAATAAGAAGGTATGTACAAGAGTTGATGAAAAGATGTATAAAGAAGAAACGTTAGGCTACCAAATGCGTAGAACATCAAGCCAATCTGATCAAGCCAATAAATATGAGTGCCTCTTATCAATGAGTCAGGAGGATGTGGAGGCTACAGTTAGAAGAATTTCTCGTGACTCTTCTTTGGATCCTCAAAAGAAATCATATATCATGCAGAACTTCTTGATGAGGTAACCCTACAtccaattttgtttttgtaagagTCATGTTATAACTGTTCGAAGTAGACGATGACTTTGTTTAGTCTAAtcaatatttttctttgttgtgACTTACACTAGTTTGTATACTTTTTCAGCCGTTGGATTGCCACACAACGGATACGTAATCTTGAACCATCCGTTATCTCAAACAATATGGAAGTAGTTCCTGGTCAGCATCCATCTTATAGAGATCCTCAAAAGGGGATCTTTGGTTGCAAACATTACAAGAGGAATTGCAAGCTTCTTGCTCCTTGTTGCAACAAGCTTTTCACTTGTATCCGGTGCCATGATGAAGAGGTTGATCACTCAGTGGATAGGTAGTCACATGTTTATTGCTTCCATTTTCACGTACAAAATATCAGTCTCatccatattttaatttttataatttttgtgtaGGAAACAAATCACAACAATGATGTGTATGAAGTGCATGATTATTCAGCCAATAGGCGCGAGCTGCTCAAATAGTTCATGCAATTTTTCAATGGGAAAATATTACTGCAAAATCTGCAAACTATTTGACGATGAAAGGTAACATTTATCCTACTTGAGCATCTCTATTTGGATGCTTAACGTAtcctattttcaaaatattagttAAACCAAATAAAAGTTTCATTGGAATATATCTGAAACTGGATAGCTTTTTCTCTCACTCACTGTTCATCTTTTTAGTTAAGTTTTCTTGTTGTTTTGGACTAAAATGTATGATGTAAAGTAAGGTTAAGGCTAGTGATAGATCATGTTGAAAAAGTTTTCCATCTTAAAGCAGTTACTCTTTGTAGAGAATTATATTATTGTATGTTAAAGTTTGAACTAACGTTGTGGCATATCGTACATACTTTCAGATTCAGAACCTctacattaaaaaaatgttgttgcaCGCAGTTTATTTATGTTCTTTGGTCGAAACTAGGCATGATATTGATAGTTTTTGACGATTGAAGGTTTTTATTGCAGAGAAATCTATCATTGTCCATATTGCAATCTCTGCCGGGTAGGAAAAGGATTGGGCATTGAATATTTCCATTGCATGAAATGCAATGCTTGTATGTCACGGACCTTAGTAGAACATGTATGCAGAGAAAAGTGCTTAGAAGATAATTGTCCGATTTGTCATGAGTATATTTTTACCTCGAATTCTCCGGCGAAGGCTCTTCCATGTGGTCATGTGATGCACTCAGCATGCTTTCAGGTGCTTAAATTCTTATGTTTTATGacaatttatgaaaatatgCTAAGAATATTTACTTGTGTGTGCTCTGTCTATGGTTGTAGGAGTACACATGTTCACATTACACATGCCCTATTTGCAGCAAGTCACTAGGGGATATGAAGGTtagttcaaaattttctttttaattcctCTGACCCTTTATTGAGACAAATGCTCAAACAGTGAGGTGATTCACTAATGAAAGAATTGTCTCACGCAGGTATACTTTAGAATGTTGGATGCACTGCTCGCAGAACAAAAAATGCCAGATGAATACTTAAACCAAACTCAGgttcctctctctcttctctctcgatATTTTATGTACATACAAAGTATCATTAATTCATGGTCTAGGTTTAAGCATAAGGATGGTTGGTTGCAGGTAATACTATGTAATGACTGTGGGAGAAAGGGAAATGCTCCATACCATTGGCTCTATCACAAGTGCTCTTGTTGTGCCTCATACAACACCAGACTTCTCTAACTCGTCCAATATCCCTTGTTTTTCCGTTGTAAATGAGCAAGTCTAAAcatttttctttcgtttttaaAGCATTTGATTTtgtatgaaaaataatattcgACATACAGTCAATAAATTTAGGGGGTTGTAGTTCTCActtaatctcatatatattattgCAAGAATCGAAAATATGACTACAACAGATATTTTTTATGTTAACAATTATAGTATAAGgattgtaaattttaaagtagAATATAATTGAAATTTCCATATAGTGTTTAGTATACAACTAAACTAAGTATGGCCTATAGAAACATAGTTTTGGGACTGTTAATAAGTTGCATGCAAAAAGATGGGgtaacaaacattttttttttgataagtaagATGGGGTAACAAACATGCAGCAAACCCATTTGAATTGAAACCATCATCCCAGTTCCCGAACATAATCATTTTCTTCAACAAAGAAAGATTTTTTTCCCTTTAATTCTGTTTGTAATCTATGCCATCTTTAAAGTTGCCGACGACATGCAAGTCCATCATATTCCTTAGAAATCAAGATTTGAGGCTATCATATATATACTGGGTTTACTTTCAAGTATATGTTGTACAAATACTAACAAATTGTTAGAGACGATAACATTTTGAGAGAACTGAAGAAATAATAGTCTCAGTGAGTTTTTCACTAGGTTCATAGATAGGATGGTGAAAGGTCTGGTTGCGCAATAAATTGAAACCGCTTCTTTCTGACCTACCACATTAATATGTcagaaaatcatataaaatccTATCTCTGAAACCATATAGCTTAATTTAAAACATTTCAACGTCTACATACTTAATCCACTCACATGCCCATTTAAACAAAAGCACTTAAATTATAGTTGACATGAAATCAAGTTTTCATATcccttataaaaatataaaccttTAATCAAGTTATCAAAGAACATCATCAACAAGGTGCAAAcaaattcttaaaatataagTACGGGTTAGAAATGGTGCAGGAGGAGCAATTCTTCAAAAATTACTGATCAAAAATGGCATATGGGAGGAGCAAACTAAATGTAAATGTTTTGTAATGTTTctatttaatagaaaatatttattgtgtAATTTTCTATAagaatatgcatatatattaaaactctctccgtttcatattattttaagtAGCTTTAGAAAAaactttgtttcaaaatatagtacttgataatttttacatttattaaatataGGGTGgcctattaaataatattattttttataattgattgaatttattaattaaatgttatttttaaaaagtaacaattttcttaatattattgCTTTTAACCTGACTACTTTCATTGTTTAGGGAGTGTATTGTATGGCATCACATGGTAGTGTAGATCAAGGTAGTGTAAacccaacaaaaagaaaacgagTTTGAAATTGACAACTGAACTCACAGAGAAGACTCATAAAGAAAACgagttttattgttttttttatgttgacTTCCATTAAAGGAATCTtcgatcaattttttttgtttaaagttttcttctatttttataCAACGTAATAAATATTCCTCATAATTGACAAAATCTATTCACCTAATtttttctatcttttttttcttgtcggCAATTTCATCTTGTCTAGAATATAGGTTATAATTATGAGTAGGCCTAATTATGAGGGGATATACAGGTCTAGTTTATGCACACAAAAGTTTATGTACTGCCAAAATAatgaaatacaaaataatactaCTACTAACTTCGAAATAATGCAAAATGATTTTTCAATTTACATTTGACTAGTTAgttgaaatatttaaattataatggtttaataaaagtatttaaaatacaatGACTGTGTCTTTTATTTAactactaaaaaataaaaagagtttctTAATTATATGAGTCACAAACCTGGACTAAAATCCCATCTAGAAGAAATAATTAAGAAGATGGTGAAATGgttagaaaaaacaaaaaaaatctcaggTTACACGTCAATATATTAAAtgcattttctatatattttataaaagcaAATCAAAGTTTGCTTATTTTATTCCCTTTTCTCAAACTGAACCCGCGTTTTCTCTCTCGCCGGAAAACACCGCCACCGTCATCTCCGCCGTCGATTAAAATCAaagatatatcttttttttttttcaattagcTTCTCCTTCCTCTGAGTTGTTCACTCACCCATGGGTAACTGTAACGTCTGCGTGAGACCTCCCAACCCCGAAGAATCCAAACCGACTCCTAAACCGAAGAAAACCAACCAAAACCGGAAATTAAACCCATTCACCTCCGATTTCATCAGATCCCCCGTTCGAACCCGCGCCCCCAAGGACGCGGTAATCCCCACGAGCCACCAGACCAAGATCACCGACAAGTACATCCTCGGCCGAGAGCTAGGCCGCGGCGAGTTCGGGATCACCTACCTCTGCACGGACCGCGAGTCCCGCGAAGCCCTGGCCTGCAAATCGATCTCCAAGCGGAAGCTCCGCACCGCCGTCGACGTCGAGGACGTCCGCCGCGAGGTCTCGATCATGTCCACCCTCCCCGACCACCCCAACGTCGTGAAGCTCAGGGCGACTTACGAGGACGGCGAGAACGTGCACCTGGTGATGGAGCTCTGCGAAGGCGGCGAGCTTTTCGATAGGATTGTTGCCAGGGGGCATTACACGGAGCGTGCGGCTGCGGGAGTTGCGAGGACGATCGCTGAGGTTGTGATGATGTGTCATGTGAATGGAGTTGTGCATAGGGATTTGAAGCCTGAGAACTTTTTGTTTGCTAATAAGAAGGAGAACTCTGCGTTGAAGGCTATTGATTTTGGGTTGTCTGTGTTCTTCAAACCTGGTAAAGTTTTGATCTTTGGTAACTCTTTGAGTATGATTAAGTGTCAATCTTGAGAAGATTAGCAACTAGGGGGATTAGACATTAACGAACTGttgattaattttatatatacatttatataagatactttagtttttggatttaattttaaaatcattttgatgaattatcGAAATAAAATACTGATCAAAAGACAAATTTATGGATTTGTATtaacattattatttaatttaatagatttagaCTAATTTAGATCGATTTAAAACTGATTTAAAACGGTTTAAATCGATTTAGAATGGGTTTAGTGTGTACTGATTTGCGCCTAAGCAGATTTTTAGTGTGTAAAGTGTATTAATTTATTGCAGGAGAAAAGTTTAAGGAGATTGTAGGAAGTCCATATTACATGGCTCCTGAGGTGTTGAAGAGAGATTATGGACCAGAGGTTGATGTTTGGAGTGCTGGAGTTATCATCTACATCTTGCTCTGTGGTGTTCCTCCCTTTTGGGCTGGTTAGCTTTtctagttttctcttttttgatATACAAAGTTTGTGTGATTTGTCAGAGGCTGAGTTTGTGGTTTCTGTTGACAGAGACGGAACAAGGTGTTGCTCTTGCGATCTTGCGGGGAGTTATTGACTTTAAGAGAGACCCTTGGCCTCAGATATCAGAGAGCGCCAAGAGCCTTGTGAGGCAGATGTTGAATCCTGATCCCACTAAGCGTTTAACTGCTCAGCAAGTGTTAGGTGAAGTGCTTTTTTTATGCTCTTTGGTAACTTGATTTGGTCGAAGTGATTCTAATACCTCTTCACCTCTCAGCTCACCCTTGGGTACAGAATGCGAAGAAAGCTCCAAATGTTCCTTTAGGGGATATAGTCAGATCAAGATTGAAGCAGTTCTCTATGATGAATAGATTCAAAAAGAAAGTTCTTCGTGTATGTGTTTTGCCTTTTAGACTATCAATTGTCTGGTCTCTTTAATTGGTTTTGATAATTATCCTCTCTATATGATGCTTCCAGGTAATAGCTGAGCACTTGTCTATTCAAGAGGTTGAAGTGATCAAAGACATGTTCTCACTGATGGATGAAGACAACGATGGGAGAATAACTTACCTGGAACTCAAAGCTGGACTTCAGAAGGTTGGCTCACAACTTGGTGAACCAGAGATCAAAATGTTGATGGAAGTGGTAACTTTCCTCATTACTACCCCTTCTCTTATAAAAGACCAAACAGCGTTCTTCGCTTAAATCCGTATGGCTTTGAACGCAGGCTGATGTTGATGGGAATGGGTTTCTGGACTACGGAGAGTTTGTAGCTGTGATCATTCACTTGCAGAAGATAGAGAACGACGAGCTTTTCAAACTAGCTTTTATGTTCTTTGACAAAGATGGAAGTACATACATCGAACTTGATGAGCTACGGGAAGCTTTAACTGACGAGTTAGGCGAGCCAGATGTCAGTGTTCTAAACGACATCATGCGTGAAGTTGATTCTGACAAGGTTCTGTCCTAATAGTTAAGCTTGTGGAAAGTAAAATGTATGTATGTTTCTGAATGGAAATGTTTGTTTTTGGCAGGATGGGCGTATAAACTATGATGAGTTTGTGACGATGATGAAAGCAGGAACCGATTGGAGAAAGGCGTCGAGACAATACTCAAGAGAGAGGTTCAAAAGCTTAAGCATTAACTTGATGAAAGATGGGTCATTGCATCTCCATGATGCTCTCACTGGACAATCTGTCCctgtttgatttaatttgttttttttttctctgcttgTTCTTTGTGAGATTAGGACTTTACAGAAGCTATGGCCcttatatataatcattttgGGTTGTATTTGTATGTAATGTTTTGTTCAAATGTTGCATCTttattaaatcctaaacccaaagaGGCATAAGTACAAGATCTTTCTTACACTGAAACCTTATCAACCTCATTAGATGACTTATCCATGTCATTGTCCTTGGCCACAACATCTTTGTAACGGTACCAATGTGAGACTAACAAGAAATAGGCAAAGTTTAGAGTCATCATACCAGCTACAAAGTAGTAGAAATACTCCAACCTCCCCTTGTTTAGATCCTCCGGAAGCCAGTTCCCGGCAGATGATCCCTCCGTGATGTTGTGCACCGTGGATAACAGAAAGCTGCTGAGGTAACTCGCCAGTCCAATTCCGCAGTAATACAAAGAACCAGCAAAACTTCTCATGTTCTCTGGAAACTGTTTGTAGTAAAACTCCATCTGACCAACTCCAGCTAAGGCGTCTCCTATACCCATCAGCAGTAACTGAGGTATCAGCCACATACCGGACATTGAAGAGATTGCACCTTTTCTCGGTGCAACGCCCAGCGTCTCCCTTGTGAGAGCTACCGTTCTTCTGTGTTGCTCTACAGCTGCGGAGACCAACATACTTGTGATGCATAGAAACAATCCTGCTCCAACTCTCTGGAGCTGTGTGATACCACCGTCTCTGCCTGTATACTTTCGAAGGAAAGGTACAAGGACGCGGTCGTAGATAGGTATGAAAATCGTCATTCCAAGCATCAAGAAGACCATGTAAGACCCGGCTGGTATCTGGAAAGTTCCTGAACCGAGGCGTCTATCGGATTGAAGAGACTGAAAGATTGTGTAGGTTGTTTGTTGAATGTAAGCTAGGTAGAATAAGGCGGCAGAGAGCCAAACTGGTAGCACACGGATCACGCATTTCACTTCCTCCACTTGCTGCACACTACATAGCTTCCATAGATCCGCTGGAGAACCATCCATGTTCAGTTTATCATCTGGTGTTTGGATTGCCGCTTTGTCAAGAAACCTGAAAATTAAAGAAAACCTAAAACGTGTTCCACaagaaaacttaaaagaaaGGTTACATTTTTCAATACCTAAACTGATTTGTATGGCTCAACTTTGAGTTCTTGAAGTCCTTTGCTATGTAGTTGTAAAGACCCTCAGAAGACGAACCAATGTGCTTTAATCTTCTCTTCTTGATCGCGACAACGATGACTCGTGTTATGCTATGAATGGGACTGCCACTGGCTTTAACCTTGACATAGAGCTTAGAACCAGCAAAGAAGATGATACAACCAAGTAACATAAGAATAGCTGGGATAGCTAAACCTATACTCCAACTCACGTTTGACTGAACATAGACGATGAGCGTTAACGACACCATCTGAGCAAACGTGAAGGTGAAGAAATACCAATTAAAGAAACTATCAACCCCTCGTTTGCCTTCTTTCGTCTTAGGGTTGAACTGATCAGCACCAAAGGGAAGATTACACGGCCTGATCCCACCGGCTCCGATCACTAGCAAAACCATTGCTCCGGCGAGAAACATAATCTGTCCGATAGATGGCCCCTTGCACACGCTTCCTATCTCCTTACCGCATTTATCTGGATGTAGCTGGTTAATCACAGCCGTTAGATCCATCGCTACCGAACCCTTtgcatgaaacaaaacaaaaggacTATACGTTCAGACACAAACAGCAAGATCAGTGAGTGTTTAATAAacttgtgtggttttcgttttaCGAGGAAGCAAGCGATCATGGCGAAGGATAGGGTTTTGTAACGGCCAAAGTAAGAGTCACAGAGGAAAGCGGCGACTATAGTGCCGAAGTTGCTTGTACCACCGTAGATATTGACGACGGTCGCCGCTGTGATGCTCTTCATGTTGAAAACCGTCGTTAAGTAGATGACAAGATTCGATGAGCTCCCAACTATTCCAAGTTTCTCAAATGTCTCATTTCCTGACAAGTTAAGAAACAGAACATTAAGCTACTCTGCTTATAAACTCCTTTTCCCT
The nucleotide sequence above comes from Brassica napus cultivar Da-Ae chromosome A9, Da-Ae, whole genome shotgun sequence. Encoded proteins:
- the LOC106348243 gene encoding zinc finger protein BRUTUS-like At1g18910; the protein is MGVGVPLPPDKNRRENKPPDIGSSSSAVSVVNARLSDSPILLFVYFHKAFRAQLAELHRLAGDRVKTGSYLAVELRRKFDYLKLVYKYHSAAEDEVIFSALDTRVKNIAFNYSLEHDSTEDLFTSIFHWLHVLEEERGDTADVLREVILCIGTIQSSICHHMLKEERQVFPLLIENFSSEEQASLVWQFMCSVPVMVLEEIFPWMTSLLSPMERSEVENCVKQVVPKELSLQLVINSWLIDDDSQSSSFAALTKIMKEVHSENMNNSSHQADSSNGLFQRFWQWSKTSFSSPNTEHTLLLGIQLLHNAIKRDLLDIQKGLSQLKFPSLSLELNVLMVRLNFLADVLIFYGNAFKKFFYPVFEEMVGQHTSASKQFNIDGHVENFKRWLDLETRTGSDKFVITLQDKVKSLMLIVSQQFSLEEAEVFSIISKNCNIEMQRQLLYMSLHVLPLGLLKCVIMWFSAQLSEDESQSIIHFLSLEDSFPNKPFAHLLLQWFRFGYSGKTSVESFWDELSFMFKPRCPSEEEHTEEASGSIYNGSDPSLLGNKSKSSTWFQPVDLPPGYMNETPYSSAMNHQMLIPGNLKPLQQLPGDNIGDCLTMDWKPIDLLFLFHKAMQKDIDYLVRGSARLASDSSFLGEFHQRFHLIKFLYQIHSDAEDEIAFPALEAKGQLQNISQSYSIDHELELGRLNKVSFLLNEMAELNMLLLSINSNVVEKYENLCLSLQDICKSIHKLLSEHLHREETELWSLFRDCFTIEEQEKIIASMLGRISGEILQDMIPWLMESLIPEEQQAVMSLWRQATRKTMFAEWLKEWYNSNVVGEEIGETKTVPSEDSDPLDIVWKYLFEEAADEERGNTCSKPMEVLETSLKDSMSKPLVKIAPDNKAGVGNKEEIHKENSENKKVCTRVDEKMYKEETLGYQMRRTSSQSDQANKYECLLSMSQEDVEATVRRISRDSSLDPQKKSYIMQNFLMSRWIATQRIRNLEPSVISNNMEVVPGQHPSYRDPQKGIFGCKHYKRNCKLLAPCCNKLFTCIRCHDEEVDHSVDRKQITTMMCMKCMIIQPIGASCSNSSCNFSMGKYYCKICKLFDDEREIYHCPYCNLCRVGKGLGIEYFHCMKCNACMSRTLVEHVCREKCLEDNCPICHEYIFTSNSPAKALPCGHVMHSACFQEYTCSHYTCPICSKSLGDMKVYFRMLDALLAEQKMPDEYLNQTQVILCNDCGRKGNAPYHWLYHKCSCCASYNTRLL
- the LOC106369077 gene encoding calcium-dependent protein kinase 10, with protein sequence MGNCNVCVRPPNPEESKPTPKPKKTNQNRKLNPFTSDFIRSPVRTRAPKDAVIPTSHQTKITDKYILGRELGRGEFGITYLCTDRESREALACKSISKRKLRTAVDVEDVRREVSIMSTLPDHPNVVKLRATYEDGENVHLVMELCEGGELFDRIVARGHYTERAAAGVARTIAEVVMMCHVNGVVHRDLKPENFLFANKKENSALKAIDFGLSVFFKPGEKFKEIVGSPYYMAPEVLKRDYGPEVDVWSAGVIIYILLCGVPPFWAETEQGVALAILRGVIDFKRDPWPQISESAKSLVRQMLNPDPTKRLTAQQVLAHPWVQNAKKAPNVPLGDIVRSRLKQFSMMNRFKKKVLRVIAEHLSIQEVEVIKDMFSLMDEDNDGRITYLELKAGLQKVGSQLGEPEIKMLMEVADVDGNGFLDYGEFVAVIIHLQKIENDELFKLAFMFFDKDGSTYIELDELREALTDELGEPDVSVLNDIMREVDSDKDGRINYDEFVTMMKAGTDWRKASRQYSRERFKSLSINLMKDGSLHLHDALTGQSVPV
- the LOC106369076 gene encoding protein NRT1/ PTR FAMILY 2.9-like, producing the protein MEVEKNITGEDDDDDSKLIYRGWKVMPFIIGNETFEKLGIVGSSSNLVIYLTTVFNMKSITAATVVNIYGGTSNFGTIVAAFLCDSYFGRYKTLSFAMIACFLGSVAMDLTAVINQLHPDKCGKEIGSVCKGPSIGQIMFLAGAMVLLVIGAGGIRPCNLPFGADQFNPKTKEGKRGVDSFFNWYFFTFTFAQMVSLTLIVYVQSNVSWSIGLAIPAILMLLGCIIFFAGSKLYVKVKASGSPIHSITRVIVVAIKKRRLKHIGSSSEGLYNYIAKDFKNSKLSHTNQFRFLDKAAIQTPDDKLNMDGSPADLWKLCSVQQVEEVKCVIRVLPVWLSAALFYLAYIQQTTYTIFQSLQSDRRLGSGTFQIPAGSYMVFLMLGMTIFIPIYDRVLVPFLRKYTGRDGGITQLQRVGAGLFLCITSMLVSAAVEQHRRTVALTRETLGVAPRKGAISSMSGMWLIPQLLLMGIGDALAGVGQMEFYYKQFPENMRSFAGSLYYCGIGLASYLSSFLLSTVHNITEGSSAGNWLPEDLNKGRLEYFYYFVAGMMTLNFAYFLLVSHWYRYKDVVAKDNDMDKSSNEVDKVSV